From the Malus domestica chromosome 17, GDT2T_hap1 genome, one window contains:
- the LOC103442423 gene encoding uncharacterized protein produces the protein MPPTSPTQSEKIFSECKSPPPPLQHKDENSQNSGNDLRKTTTPDHLKVPKAFKFPERYTSPTDMKLSPVTKGLLARNRKGGALLPPSKNLLKPPLDSGVAGVDGPASEVKFGCNN, from the exons ATGCCTCCTACGAGCCCGACTCAATCAGAGAAGATATTTTCCGAGTGCAAATCGCCACCGCCTCCACTCCAACACAAGGATGAAAATTCTCAAAACTCCGGCAACGATTTACGCAAAACCACCACGCCGGACCACCTTAAAGTCCCCAAGGCATTTAAATTCCCAGAAAG GTATACAAGCCCAACAGATATGAAATTGTCCCCTGTAACAAAAGGCCTTCTAGCCAGAAACAGAAAGGGCGGTGCCCTCTTGCCCCCTAGCAAAAATTTACTCAAACCTCCTCTag ATTCAGGAGTTGCAGGTGTGGATGGTCCAGCTTCAGAAGTAAAGTTTGGGTGCAATAATTGA
- the LOC103442425 gene encoding uncharacterized protein — MLLDLEFAGKMVPVEGVLKKQLFHGGFLAFNCTEGTKSRIRAPVIQLMPTRKNDESEYMKYFVSKHSVVMLARADVPPPLPANLDVVMLARVDISLPIVCAVRRRRIYTITVKLMCYWSQERMRSLFQRMS; from the exons AtgcttttggatttggaatttgCAGGAAAAATGGTTCCAGTGGAAGGAGTTTTGAAGAAACAGTTATTCCATGGTGGATTTCTGGCTTTTAACT GCACAGAAGGTACAAAGAGCCGGATTCGAGCTCCCGTAATTCAATTAATGCCGACACGAAAAAATGATGAGTCTGAGTACATGAAGTACTTCGTCAGCAAACATAGCGTAGTCATGTTGGCTAGAGCTGATGTGCCCCCTCCCCTCCCTGCAAACCTAGACGTAGTCATGTTGGCTAGAGTGGATATCTCCCTTCCCATA GTTTGTGCAGTGAGGCGGAGAAGGATATATACCATAACAGTGAAACTTATGTGTTACTGGAGCCAGGAGAGGATGAGAAGTTTGTTTCAGAGGATGAGCTGA
- the LOC103442422 gene encoding LRR receptor-like serine/threonine-protein kinase RPK2 — protein sequence MGFSLSSSSVIKGHVFRRPTSPVFVLKLVLLLWVFFTSQNCAVLADTDASVLLELKNSVLDPSGLLSGWDGRLNSGHCSWPGVFCNSNSRVVSLNITGNGGETEGRSKTIACSDFAQLPLYGFGIRRSCEGSRGRLAGKLPPVIGKLTELRVLSLPFNGFEGEIPSEVLGLENLEVLDLEGNSITGSLPFPLNPNLRVLNLGFNRIEGEIPTSWSNYMSLEILNLAGNLVNGTIPGFIGRLKAVYLSYNSLSGDVPSEIGAKCGKLEHLDLAGNFLVHKIPSSLGNCSQLRTLLLYSNMFEEGIPAELGRLQALEVLDVSRNSLSSSLPPELGNCSQLSALVLSSMFNPLPLVNDTVVDSLLEQLNAMSDDFNYFQGTMPVEITTLPKLRILWAPRASIEGTFPSNWGGCEYLEMINLAQNFLTGEIPSGLSRCRNLQFLDVSSNRLSGELFQDLHVPCMDMFDISGNILSGSIPEYFNKTCGSPLRDFSFKYEDPSSHYVAFFASKSQVGNPLQMHGEVDGLIVAHNFAHNNFTGTLQTLPIAPERLGKQTFYAFFAGENKLSGEFPGNLFGKCEGLEWLIVNVSHNKLEGQIPAEFGTMCKSLKVLDASRNQMVGPIPPTIGKLSLVALNLSWNMLKGEIPTSLGQITDLTYLSLSGNLLTGVIPSSLGQLSSLEVLELSSNYLTGEIPNDLVNLRNLTVLLLDKNNISGQIPSGLANMTTLSSFNVSFNNISGSLPANNNLMKCSAAIGNPNLHSCPMLSQTQPALDSQGRVGDSQPLAASPMGGPAQRSGNGFSPIEIASITSASAIVSVLLALVVLFLYTRKWNPKSGTQVSTRKEVTVFTNIGVPLTFENVVRGTGSFNASNCIGNGGFGATYKAEISPGIVVAIKRLSVGRFQGVQQFHAEIKTLGRLRHPNLVTLLGYHASDTEMFLIYNYLAGGNLEKFIQERSTRAVDWRVLHKIALDIARALAYLHDQCVPRVLHRDVKPSNILLDDDFNAYLSDFGLARLLGTSETHATTGVAGTFGYVAPEYAMTCRVSDKADVYSYGVVLLELLSDKKALDPSFSSYGNGFNIVQWSCMLLRQGRAKEFFTAGLWDAGPHDDLVEVLHLAVVCTVDSLSTRPTMRQVVRRLKQLQPPSC from the coding sequence ATGGGTTTTTCTCTATCTTCCTCTTCGGTCATCAAAGGACATGTTTTTCGCAGACCCACTTCTCCAGTGTTTGTTCTGAAGCTTGTTTTGCTCTTGTGGGTGTTCTTTACTTCTCAGAACTGTGCTGTTCTCGCTGATACTGACGCATCGGTGCTTCTTGAGCTAAAAAACTCTGTCTTGGATCCGTCGGGCTTGCTTTCTGGCTGGGATGGTCGGCTCAATTCTGGTCATTGCTCATGGCCTGGCGTCTTCTGCAACTCAAATTCTCGGGTGGTTTCACTCAACATTACTGGGAATGGAGGAGAAACCGAAGGTAGATCGAAAACTATTGCATGCTCAGATTTTGCTCAGTTGCCGCTTTATGGATTTGGAATCAGGAGGAGCTGTGAGGGTAGTAGAGGAAGATTGGCTGGGAAGCTCCCGCCTGTAATTGGTAAGCTCACTGAGCTTAGGGTTTTGTCCCTCCCCTTCAATGGTTTTGAGGGTGAAATTCCTAGTgaagttttgggcttggaaaaTTTGGAGGTTCTTGATCTTGAGGGAAACTCGATAACTGGGTCGCTGCCCTTTCCGCTTAATCCAAATTTGAGGGTTCTTAATCTGGGGTTTAATAGGATTGAAGGTGAGATACCGACCTCGTGGTCAAATTATATGAGCCTAGAGATCTTGAATTTAGCTGGGAATCTCGTAAACGGGACAATTCCAGGTTTCATTGGTAGGTTAAAGGCGGTGTACTTGTCATACAATTCACTTAGTGGAGATGTTCCCAGCGAGATTGGAGCCAAGTGTGGGAAGCTTGAGCATCTTGATTTGGCGGGTAATTTCTTGGTTCATAAAATTCCAAGCAGTTTGGGAAATTGCAGCCAGTTGAGGACGTTGTTGCTGTATTCAAATATGTTTGAAGAGGGTATTCCAGCTGAACTTGGACGGCTTCAAGCTCTGGAAGTGTTGGATGTGTCGAGGAATAGCCTGAGTAGTTCATTACCACCCGAGCTGGGGAATTGTTCTCAGTTGTCTGCCCTTGTGCTGTCATCTATGTTTAATCCACTTCCACTAGTCAATGATACTGTAGTGGACTCTTTGCTGGAGCAGTTGAATGCTATGAGTGACGACTTCAATTACTTTCAAGGTACAATGCCTGTAGAAATTACAACCCTTCCAAAGCTAAGGATCTTGTGGGCACCAAGGGCAAGTATTGAGGGCACTTTCCCAAGCAATTGGGGTGGTTGTGAGTACTTAGAGATGATCAATTTGGCTCAGAACTTTTTGACTGGGGAAATTCCTAGCGGACTTAGTCGCTGCAGGAACCTTCAATTTCTTGACGTGAGCTCTAACAGGCTTAGTGGGGAGCTTTTTCAGGATCTTCATGTTCCTTGTATGGATATGTTTGATATCAGCGGAAACATCTTGTCAGGTTCAATACCTGAATATTTCAACAAAACTTGTGGTTCTCCTTTGAGAGATTTTTCTTTCAAGTATGAGGATCCGTCCTCACACTATGTAGCATTTTTTGCTTCTAAATCCCAAGTTGGAAACCCATTGCAAATGCATGGGGAGGTTGATGGTCTTATAGTAGCACACAACTTTGCGCACAATAATTTTACTGGCACTTTGCAGACACTGCCTATTGCACCTGAAAGACTTGGGAAGCaaactttttatgcattctttgcTGGAGAAAACAAGCTTTCTGGAGAATTTCCAGGTAACTTATTTGGCAAGTGTGAGGGATTGGAGTGGCTGATTGTTAATGTTAGCCACAACAAGTTAGAAGGTCAGATTCCTGCTGAATTTGGCACTATGTGCAAATCTCTTAAAGTTTTAGATGCATCTCGGAATCAGATGGTTGGTCCTATTCCCCCTACCATTGGGAAATTGTCTCTTGTCGCCCTTAATTTGAGTTGGAACATGTTGAAGGGTGAAATACCAACCAGTCTTGGCCAGATAACTGATCTGACGTATCTATCCTTATCTGGCAATCTCCTTACAGGTGTCATTCCGTCTAGCTTGGGGCAGCTTTCCTCTTTAGAAGTGCTTGAACTTTCTTCAAACTATCTCACTGGCGAGATACCAAATGATCTTGTGAATCTGCGAAACCTGACTGTTCTTCTGCTGGACAAGAATAATATTTCTGGTCAGATTCCATCTGGATTGGCAAATATGACCACACTGTCATCTTTCAATGTGTCTTTCAATAACATATCAGGTTCACTGCCTGCGAATAATAACCTGATGAAATGCAGTGCTGCTATTGGAAACCCAAATCTACACTCTTGCCCCATGTTGTCTCAGACACAGCCAGCTTTGGATTCCCAAGGAAGAGTTGGCGATTCACAACCTCTTGCTGCTTCACCAATGGGAGGTCCAGCTCAGAGGAGTGGGAATGGTTTCAGTCCAATTGAGATAGCATCCATTACATCTGCATCGGCCATAGTTTCAGTGCTGCTTGCTCTTGTTGTTCTGTTCTTGTATACACGGAAATGGAATCCAAAGTCTGGAACTCAAGTGTCTACCCGGAAGGAAGTTACAGTTTTCACAAACATTGGGGTTCCGTTGACCTTTGAGAATGTTGTGCGAGGCACAGGAAGTTTCAATGCTAGCAACTGCATCGGGAATGGAGGTTTTGGAGCTACCTACAAGGCAGAGATATCACCTGGAATCGTGGTGGCAATTAAACGGCTTTCAGTTGGAAGGTTCCAAGGAGTTCAACAGTTTCATgcagaaattaaaacccttgGTAGGCTTCGGCATCCAAATCTTGTCACTTTGCTTGGTTATCACGCCAGTGATACAGAGATGTTTCTAATATACAACTATTTGGCGGGTGGTAATTTGGAAAAGTTTATTCAGGAAAGGTCTACAAGGGCTGTGGATTGGAGGGTACTTCACAAGATTGCTTTGGACATAGCCCGTGCACTTGCCTACCTACATGATCAATGCGTACCACGTGTTCTTCATCGGGACGTCAAGCCGAGCAATATTTTGTTGGATGATGATTTTAATGCGTATCTCTCAGACTTTGGTTTGGCCAGACTTCTGGGAACTTCAGAGACTCATGCTACTACCGGTGTTGCTGGAACGTTTGGATATGTTGCCCCGGAATATGCAATGACTTGCCGAGTTTCAGATAAGGCTGATGTATATAGTTATGGCGTTGTGCTACTGGAGTTACTCTCTGACAAGAAGGCACTGGATCCCTCCTTCTCTTCGTATGGAAATGGATTCAACATCGTTCAGTGGTCATGTATGCTTCTTCGGCAAGGCCGGGCAAAGGAATTCTTCACCGCTGGGTTATGGGATGCAGGTCCCCATGATGACTTAGTAGAAGTTCTTCACTTGGCAGTAGTGTGCACGGTTGACTCTCTCTCAACTAGGCCTACAATGAGGCAAGTTGTACGACGGCTTAAGCAACTTCAGCCTCCATCTTGCTAG